In Hymenobacter sublimis, a single genomic region encodes these proteins:
- a CDS encoding M48 family metallopeptidase → MKLPQIALASCLFLASACATVPITGRRQLSLVSDTEMNTMAATEYQKVLASSQVVNSGNEAAMVKRVGQRIQQAVEMYFRQQNAQAQLEGYAWEFNLLNDKQENAWCMPGGKVAVYTGILPITQDETGLAVVMGHEIAHAVARHSSERMSQQMAAQGLGGVLSAAVGQSPTVTQNVFLQAVGVGSSLGMLKHGRSQESEADHLGLIFMAMAGYNPDGAVAFWQRMDARENSASPPEFLSTHPSNGTRIADIQKQLPEARTYYKGR, encoded by the coding sequence ATGAAACTCCCTCAAATTGCTCTGGCTAGCTGCCTGTTTCTGGCTAGTGCCTGCGCCACCGTACCTATCACCGGCCGCCGGCAGCTCAGCCTCGTTTCCGACACCGAAATGAACACCATGGCCGCCACGGAATACCAGAAGGTATTGGCTTCCAGCCAGGTAGTAAACAGCGGCAACGAGGCGGCCATGGTGAAGCGAGTGGGCCAGCGCATTCAGCAGGCCGTGGAAATGTACTTCCGCCAGCAGAATGCCCAAGCCCAACTGGAAGGCTACGCCTGGGAGTTTAACTTGCTGAATGATAAGCAGGAAAACGCCTGGTGCATGCCCGGGGGCAAGGTGGCAGTGTACACCGGTATTCTGCCTATCACTCAGGATGAAACCGGCCTAGCCGTGGTAATGGGCCATGAAATTGCCCACGCCGTAGCCCGCCATAGCTCCGAGCGAATGAGCCAGCAGATGGCCGCCCAGGGGTTGGGTGGGGTCTTGTCAGCGGCTGTGGGCCAGAGTCCCACGGTCACCCAGAATGTGTTCCTGCAGGCTGTGGGCGTAGGCTCCTCGCTGGGCATGCTCAAGCACGGGCGCAGCCAGGAGTCGGAAGCTGACCACTTGGGGCTTATCTTTATGGCCATGGCTGGCTACAACCCCGACGGTGCCGTGGCGTTCTGGCAGCGCATGGACGCCCGGGAAAACAGCGCTTCCCCACCCGAATTCCTTTCCACTCACCCCTCAAATGGCACGCGCATCGCTGACATCCAGAAGCAGCTGCCCGAGGCTCGCACGTACTATAAAGGCCGTTAA
- a CDS encoding M23 family metallopeptidase: protein MPVLLTNRSRRLLSVALPFLLLGLQPASCGGQEPDSTEKPQVAQPSATPAAVPPVAPGYFLFPIKPGQQNFLAASMGELRPNHFHGGLDIKTDGRVDLPVYAAAEGYISRMKQSSFGYGNVLYITHPNGLTTVYGHLNHFKGPVAEEMRRQQYQKQTYELELFFKPEQFPVKRGEVVALSGNTGGSAGPHLHWEVRTAEGGQLNPLQWGGFQEVQDHVAPSLQAFAVEALGIDARVQGRFGKAVFVPKAPPLPGGGGYVWADTIPAYGTVGLLVQGFDRFDQAWNKNGFQKVEVQVNGQPLYSHVVDNIPFPLGSRQVNQHMDYEWRATQGRQLEKLFVDDGNELSIYKTGPSKGKLRVEAGKLYSVEIRMSDSYGNSTPLRFVLRGTEPAYRKTRSAAVKTPGLRYDVSRNLLVAVAADPDTAAVGGNLTLFRGNRRLTLKPSYTEQSQNVYLYDLRAGRPDSLQFGRITKRFERQAQIPAGQEYGFSTANLSLGFSPHTLFDTLYVQTSYKAGLWTVQQPRTPLFETLALTLKPETPVADPRRTAIYAVTAKGGKAYVGGKWQGNTITAPIKTFGQFRLFTDTIPPSGRLISRGAAGVVFKVGDDLSGLASYKLEVNGQFHLLRFEHKNSTLFTERDDKLGPALRGPATLYLTDQAGNEKAIHVTL, encoded by the coding sequence ATGCCTGTTTTGTTGACTAACCGGTCGCGCCGCCTGCTGAGCGTGGCCCTTCCTTTTCTGCTGCTGGGGCTGCAGCCCGCTTCTTGTGGGGGCCAGGAGCCCGACTCAACGGAGAAACCCCAGGTTGCCCAGCCGTCTGCTACCCCCGCTGCCGTGCCTCCGGTTGCTCCCGGCTACTTCCTTTTCCCCATCAAGCCGGGCCAGCAGAATTTCCTGGCTGCCAGCATGGGCGAGCTGCGGCCCAACCACTTCCACGGCGGCCTCGATATCAAGACCGATGGCCGGGTTGACTTGCCGGTATACGCCGCGGCCGAGGGCTACATCTCGCGCATGAAGCAGAGCAGCTTCGGCTACGGCAACGTGCTCTACATCACCCACCCCAACGGCCTGACGACGGTGTACGGCCACCTTAACCACTTTAAGGGGCCCGTGGCCGAAGAAATGCGCCGCCAGCAGTACCAGAAGCAAACCTACGAGCTGGAGCTGTTCTTTAAGCCCGAGCAGTTTCCGGTGAAGCGCGGCGAGGTAGTGGCGCTGTCGGGCAATACGGGCGGCTCAGCGGGCCCCCACTTGCACTGGGAGGTGCGCACGGCCGAAGGCGGGCAGCTGAACCCGCTGCAGTGGGGCGGCTTCCAGGAAGTCCAGGACCACGTAGCTCCTAGCCTGCAAGCCTTTGCGGTGGAGGCGTTAGGCATTGATGCGCGCGTGCAGGGCCGCTTTGGCAAAGCCGTGTTCGTGCCCAAGGCCCCGCCGTTGCCGGGCGGGGGTGGCTACGTGTGGGCCGACACGATTCCTGCTTATGGCACGGTAGGCCTACTGGTGCAGGGCTTCGACCGATTCGACCAGGCCTGGAATAAGAATGGGTTTCAGAAGGTAGAAGTGCAGGTGAACGGCCAGCCTCTGTACAGTCACGTCGTCGATAATATTCCGTTTCCACTCGGCTCCCGGCAGGTTAATCAGCACATGGACTACGAGTGGCGCGCTACCCAGGGCCGGCAGCTGGAAAAGCTATTTGTGGATGATGGCAACGAGCTGAGCATCTACAAAACCGGACCCAGCAAGGGCAAGCTGCGGGTAGAAGCCGGCAAGCTCTACAGCGTGGAAATCCGGATGAGTGATTCGTACGGCAACAGCACACCCCTGCGCTTTGTGCTGCGCGGCACGGAGCCGGCCTACCGCAAAACCCGCTCGGCGGCCGTGAAAACGCCGGGCCTGCGCTACGATGTTAGCCGCAACCTGCTGGTGGCCGTAGCGGCCGACCCCGATACGGCCGCCGTGGGCGGCAACCTGACTCTGTTCAGGGGCAACCGCCGCCTCACCCTCAAACCCAGCTACACCGAGCAGAGCCAGAACGTGTACCTCTACGACCTGCGTGCCGGCCGCCCCGATTCCCTGCAGTTTGGCCGCATCACGAAGCGGTTTGAGCGCCAGGCTCAGATTCCGGCGGGGCAGGAATATGGCTTCTCCACGGCCAACCTCAGCCTGGGCTTTAGCCCCCACACGCTGTTCGACACGCTGTATGTGCAAACCAGCTATAAGGCGGGCCTCTGGACGGTGCAACAACCCCGCACTCCCCTGTTCGAAACCCTGGCCCTCACCCTGAAGCCCGAAACACCCGTAGCGGACCCGCGCCGCACCGCTATTTACGCCGTTACGGCCAAGGGCGGCAAGGCCTATGTGGGCGGCAAGTGGCAGGGCAACACCATCACGGCTCCCATCAAAACCTTCGGGCAGTTCCGACTATTTACGGATACCATTCCGCCTTCCGGCCGCCTGATTAGCCGGGGCGCGGCAGGGGTAGTGTTCAAGGTTGGCGACGACCTCTCGGGTCTGGCTAGCTACAAGCTGGAAGTCAACGGGCAGTTTCATCTGCTGCGTTTTGAGCACAAGAACTCCACCCTGTTCACGGAGCGCGACGATAAGCTGGGCCCTGCCCTGCGTGGTCCGGCTACCCTTTACCTCACCGACCAGGCTGGCAATGAAAAGGCTATTCACGTAACACTATAA
- a CDS encoding winged helix-turn-helix domain-containing protein has translation MKNLLRNDLTFRLNGRLWVETPDDRFMGIGRLELLTLIQEHGSISKAAQQMGMSYKRAWDLVSSFNAQSTTPLVHTQTGGKRGGGAEVTPEGQQLIQEFRALQDRFQEFLAAEEKRLLL, from the coding sequence ATGAAAAACCTGCTCCGTAACGACCTAACGTTCCGCCTCAACGGCCGCCTTTGGGTAGAAACTCCCGACGACCGGTTCATGGGAATTGGTAGGCTGGAGCTGCTCACCCTCATTCAGGAGCACGGCTCTATCTCGAAGGCGGCCCAGCAAATGGGCATGTCGTATAAGCGGGCCTGGGACTTAGTTTCCTCCTTCAACGCCCAGAGTACTACCCCTTTGGTGCACACCCAAACCGGCGGCAAGCGCGGCGGCGGCGCCGAAGTTACCCCCGAAGGCCAGCAACTCATCCAGGAGTTCCGGGCCTTGCAGGATAGGTTCCAGGAGTTTCTGGCAGCAGAAGAAAAGAGGTTACTATTATAA
- a CDS encoding response regulator, translating into MLPFHVLLIEDACIFQYGLSWQLAAWGFQHVVVASTSQEAVRAAARQRPDLILVSASLKGTPGGLETVRLIQQQYASLIPVLVLQDHRPGGEPQMLPSQLLNYRCLPKPPTVEELQEGVELSIRDLALVTVS; encoded by the coding sequence ATGCTTCCCTTTCACGTACTCCTGATAGAAGACGCCTGTATTTTTCAGTACGGACTGAGCTGGCAACTCGCAGCCTGGGGCTTCCAGCATGTGGTAGTGGCGTCAACGAGCCAAGAAGCCGTGCGAGCGGCTGCCCGGCAGCGGCCAGACCTTATCCTTGTTAGCGCAAGCCTGAAAGGAACTCCGGGCGGTCTGGAAACAGTCCGGCTGATTCAGCAGCAGTACGCAAGCCTGATTCCGGTGCTGGTACTCCAGGACCACCGGCCCGGTGGGGAGCCACAGATGCTACCCTCGCAGTTGTTGAACTATCGTTGCCTACCCAAGCCGCCCACTGTGGAGGAACTGCAAGAAGGAGTTGAGCTAAGCATCCGTGACCTTGCCCTAGTGACGGTAAGCTAA
- the dnaB gene encoding replicative DNA helicase yields the protein MGGPAGKLPPQALELEAAVLGALMLEKDALTTVIDILKPQSFYKDGHQRIFKGILNLFDKSEPIDILTVTHELREMGELEAAGGAHYVANLTFKVNSAANIEYHARIITENAIKRELIRIASDIQRDAFEDTTDVFNLLDSTEQSLFEVSESNIRKNFDDMRSLMGKAIKELEEKKDQKDGLTGVPSGFSALDRVTSGWQPSDLVIIAARPGMGKCLGKGTKVLMFDGTLRNVEDVRAGELLMGDDSTPRRVLSIARGREQMYWVRQNKGENYRVNESHILSLKRSRTEGPHRHGDVLNITVKEWLTKSEKFRSNYKGYKVAVEFAAQPVPVDPYFLGLWLGDGSSHNCRITGQDAEIIEYLHEYAAELDMQVTVGVVENRCNSYGITRGRQGGSLAQYSLQDELRQLGVLGDKHIPQAYLSNSTESRLRLLAGLIDSDGHLDPVSNGYEITQKNHRLARQIKFLADSLGFRTSLKKKRAAISARGYESEVYRVRIYGDINRVPVRVARKQAQPWASKVDWRLTGISVEADGEDDYYGFSIDGNRLFLLQDMTVTHNTAFVVSAMRNAAVEFKKPVAIFSLEMSSLQLVNRLISAEAELDSEKIKKGNLADYEWAQLNHKISALSSAPIYIDDTPGLSIRELRTKCRRLKAHHDIQMIIIDYLQLMTGNTDGKGGGNREQEIASISRALKGIAKELNVPVLALSQLSRSVETRGGDKKPQLSDLRESGSIEQDADMVIFLYRPEYYKITEDEMGNPTQGTGEVIIAKHRNGSLETVQLKFIGRFTKFADLDGAGGFGDAGFNPGAFPSSTFDDDQTGFAPNTIRLGSRINNDGPPPAQPFPRSTFDDGPPPF from the coding sequence ATGGGAGGGCCGGCCGGCAAGCTGCCGCCCCAGGCCCTGGAGCTGGAAGCCGCCGTACTTGGGGCCCTGATGTTGGAGAAGGATGCCCTCACCACCGTAATTGATATTCTCAAGCCCCAGAGCTTCTACAAAGATGGGCACCAGCGCATCTTCAAGGGCATTCTGAACCTATTTGACAAGTCGGAACCCATTGATATTCTGACTGTCACGCACGAGCTGCGGGAAATGGGGGAGCTGGAAGCGGCCGGAGGGGCGCACTACGTGGCCAACCTAACGTTCAAGGTCAACTCGGCGGCCAACATTGAGTACCACGCCCGCATCATCACCGAAAACGCCATTAAGCGCGAGCTAATTCGCATTGCCAGCGACATTCAGCGCGACGCCTTCGAGGACACGACCGACGTTTTCAACCTGCTCGACAGCACTGAACAGTCCTTATTTGAAGTGTCCGAATCGAACATTCGGAAGAACTTCGACGACATGCGCAGCCTGATGGGCAAGGCCATTAAGGAGCTGGAGGAAAAGAAGGACCAAAAGGATGGCCTGACCGGCGTGCCCTCGGGCTTCTCGGCTCTGGACCGGGTAACCAGCGGCTGGCAACCCTCTGACTTGGTGATTATTGCGGCCCGGCCTGGCATGGGCAAGTGCCTCGGCAAAGGCACCAAGGTGCTGATGTTTGATGGCACGCTGCGCAACGTGGAAGACGTGCGGGCCGGCGAACTGCTGATGGGCGACGACTCGACTCCGCGCCGGGTGCTGAGCATTGCCCGCGGCCGGGAGCAGATGTACTGGGTGCGCCAGAACAAAGGCGAAAACTACCGCGTCAACGAAAGCCACATTCTGTCCCTGAAGCGGAGCCGCACCGAAGGACCGCACCGCCACGGCGACGTGCTCAACATCACGGTAAAAGAGTGGCTGACAAAATCCGAGAAGTTTCGCTCTAATTACAAAGGCTATAAAGTAGCCGTGGAGTTTGCCGCCCAGCCCGTGCCGGTTGACCCGTATTTCCTAGGGCTATGGCTCGGCGACGGCTCCTCACACAACTGCCGCATCACGGGTCAGGATGCGGAAATCATTGAGTACCTGCATGAGTACGCCGCCGAGCTGGACATGCAAGTGACAGTAGGGGTAGTAGAAAACCGTTGCAACAGCTACGGCATCACCCGCGGCCGGCAGGGAGGTAGTCTGGCGCAGTATTCCTTGCAAGACGAGTTGCGTCAGCTGGGTGTACTTGGCGACAAGCACATTCCACAAGCCTACCTCAGCAACAGCACCGAAAGCCGCCTGCGCCTGCTGGCCGGCCTGATTGATTCCGATGGGCACCTGGACCCAGTATCCAACGGCTACGAAATCACGCAAAAAAACCACCGACTGGCCCGCCAAATTAAGTTTTTAGCTGATTCGCTGGGCTTCCGTACGTCGCTAAAAAAGAAGAGGGCCGCTATCAGTGCCCGTGGCTACGAGAGTGAAGTGTACCGCGTGCGCATCTACGGCGACATCAACCGGGTACCGGTACGGGTGGCGCGCAAGCAGGCCCAGCCGTGGGCCAGCAAGGTTGATTGGCGCCTGACCGGCATTTCGGTGGAGGCGGACGGCGAGGATGATTACTACGGGTTTAGCATTGATGGTAACCGCCTGTTTCTGCTTCAAGACATGACCGTGACCCACAATACGGCCTTCGTCGTATCGGCCATGCGCAATGCGGCGGTGGAGTTCAAGAAGCCAGTGGCCATCTTCTCGCTGGAAATGTCCTCGTTGCAGCTCGTGAATCGTTTGATTTCGGCGGAAGCGGAACTGGACTCGGAAAAGATTAAGAAGGGCAACCTAGCCGACTACGAGTGGGCCCAGCTGAACCACAAGATTTCGGCCCTATCCTCGGCCCCGATTTACATTGACGATACGCCGGGCCTGAGCATCCGGGAGCTGCGCACCAAGTGCCGCCGCCTCAAGGCCCACCACGACATCCAGATGATCATCATCGACTACCTGCAGCTGATGACGGGTAACACGGATGGCAAGGGTGGGGGCAACCGTGAACAGGAAATTGCCTCGATTTCGCGGGCGCTCAAGGGCATTGCCAAGGAGCTGAACGTGCCGGTGCTGGCCCTTTCCCAGCTTTCCCGCTCCGTGGAAACGCGCGGCGGCGACAAGAAGCCCCAACTCAGTGACCTGCGTGAATCAGGTTCTATTGAGCAGGACGCCGACATGGTAATCTTCCTATACCGACCTGAGTACTATAAGATTACGGAGGATGAAATGGGCAACCCTACCCAGGGCACTGGTGAGGTAATCATTGCCAAGCACCGAAACGGCTCCTTGGAAACCGTGCAGCTGAAGTTCATTGGCCGCTTCACCAAGTTTGCTGACCTGGACGGGGCCGGCGGCTTTGGCGATGCGGGCTTCAACCCCGGGGCCTTCCCCAGCAGCACCTTCGACGACGACCAAACCGGCTTTGCCCCGAACACCATCCGACTGGGCTCCCGCATCAATAACGATGGGCCACCGCCCGCGCAGCCCTTCCCGCGCAGCACCTTTGATGATGGGCCGCCGCCCTTTTAA
- a CDS encoding UDP-N-acetylmuramate--L-alanine ligase has translation MTATPSSLQRLHLIAVGGSIMHNLALALHQRGAQVTGSDDEIFEPAKSRLATAGLLPVTEGWFPEKITQDLDAVIVGMHARPDNPELLRAQELGLRVYSFPEFIYEASRNKQRVVIGGSHGKTSITSLILHVLRYHQRQFDYAVGAQLEGFELMVQLTDDAPIIIIEGDEYLSSPIDRRPKFHLYQHHIGVISGISWDHINVFPTEEIYREQFKIFAEMTPKAGTLIYDQDDEQVQLVTVPSNPDVTYIGYGPHEHVIREGKTFLITKKDDEVPVKVFGEHNLRNISAAKEVCKQLGIKGKDFYEALGSFKGAARRLELVREGEDSVVYKDFAHAPSKLKATATAFKKQYPKRKLVACLELHTFSSLNPAFLPQYAHTFDTPDVAVVYFNPHVLEHKRLPPLPPEAVQQAFQRPDLHVFTDSRQLAEFLHAQNWQNANLLMMTSGTFDGLDLTQLATEVTK, from the coding sequence ATGACTGCTACTCCTTCTTCGCTCCAACGTCTGCACCTGATTGCCGTCGGGGGCAGTATTATGCATAATCTGGCCCTGGCCTTGCACCAGCGCGGGGCCCAGGTAACGGGCTCCGACGATGAAATTTTTGAGCCCGCTAAAAGCCGCCTGGCCACGGCTGGACTGCTACCGGTGACGGAAGGGTGGTTTCCGGAAAAGATAACCCAAGACCTCGACGCCGTGATTGTGGGCATGCACGCCCGCCCGGACAACCCGGAGCTGCTGCGGGCTCAGGAACTGGGACTCCGGGTGTACTCATTCCCGGAGTTTATTTATGAAGCTTCCCGCAACAAGCAGCGGGTCGTGATTGGGGGCTCCCACGGCAAAACCAGCATTACCTCCCTGATTCTGCACGTGTTGCGCTACCACCAGCGGCAGTTCGACTACGCCGTAGGCGCCCAGTTGGAGGGCTTTGAGCTGATGGTGCAGCTCACCGACGACGCGCCCATTATCATCATTGAGGGCGACGAGTACCTTTCCTCCCCCATCGACCGGCGGCCTAAGTTCCACCTGTATCAGCACCACATTGGCGTGATTTCCGGCATCAGCTGGGACCATATCAACGTGTTCCCGACCGAGGAAATTTACCGCGAGCAGTTCAAGATTTTCGCCGAGATGACGCCCAAAGCGGGTACCCTCATCTACGACCAAGACGACGAGCAGGTCCAGCTCGTGACCGTGCCCAGCAACCCCGATGTTACCTACATCGGCTACGGCCCGCATGAGCACGTGATCCGCGAGGGCAAGACCTTCCTCATCACCAAAAAGGACGATGAGGTGCCCGTGAAGGTGTTCGGGGAGCACAACCTGCGCAACATTTCGGCGGCCAAGGAAGTGTGCAAGCAACTGGGCATCAAGGGCAAGGACTTCTACGAGGCTCTAGGTTCCTTCAAGGGCGCGGCCCGCCGCCTGGAACTCGTGCGCGAAGGCGAGGACTCGGTGGTGTACAAGGACTTCGCCCACGCGCCCAGCAAACTGAAAGCCACGGCCACGGCCTTCAAGAAACAGTACCCGAAGCGCAAGCTGGTGGCCTGCTTGGAGCTGCACACGTTTAGTTCGCTTAACCCGGCCTTCCTGCCCCAGTACGCCCATACCTTTGACACGCCCGACGTGGCCGTGGTGTATTTTAACCCCCACGTGCTGGAGCACAAGCGCCTGCCGCCCCTCCCCCCCGAAGCCGTGCAGCAAGCCTTTCAGCGCCCCGACCTGCACGTGTTTACCGACAGCCGGCAGCTAGCCGAGTTCTTGCACGCCCAGAACTGGCAGAACGCGAACCTGTTGATGATGACCTCGGGCACGTTTGACGGGCTAGACCTGACCCAACTGGCCACCGAAGTGACAAAGTAG
- a CDS encoding alpha/beta fold hydrolase, giving the protein MQHTILLLHGALASEAQLKFLTRELPPFYAVHSFSFTGHAGRPLAAADFTMKCFAQEVTEFIQRQSLPPVHVFGYSMGGYAALSAAVTAPELFRSITTLGTKFDWSPATALGEMRRLDAEAMREKAPQVVEQLTRLHAPTPLPELLTATSAMLRNLGEAPLLTPAKLSELEVPVQVLVGELDKTAGVDASRHFADHMPRATFEIIMNTPHALEKVNPDLLVNRIARFVETVQEGMI; this is encoded by the coding sequence ATGCAACACACTATTTTGCTTCTGCATGGGGCCTTGGCTTCAGAAGCGCAGCTGAAATTCTTAACCCGGGAGCTGCCGCCTTTCTACGCGGTGCACTCCTTTTCCTTTACCGGGCACGCCGGCCGCCCCCTGGCGGCGGCCGACTTCACGATGAAGTGCTTTGCCCAGGAAGTAACGGAATTTATCCAGCGCCAAAGCTTGCCACCGGTACATGTATTTGGCTATAGCATGGGCGGTTACGCCGCCCTGAGCGCCGCCGTAACCGCGCCCGAGCTGTTTCGGAGCATCACTACCCTGGGCACCAAGTTCGACTGGTCGCCGGCCACGGCCCTGGGGGAGATGCGCCGGCTCGATGCCGAGGCCATGCGCGAAAAAGCGCCGCAAGTTGTGGAGCAGCTTACGCGCCTGCATGCCCCTACCCCCCTGCCCGAGTTACTAACCGCCACCAGCGCCATGCTGCGTAACCTCGGGGAAGCACCTCTGCTGACCCCCGCCAAGCTCTCTGAGCTGGAGGTACCAGTACAGGTACTGGTGGGGGAGCTGGACAAAACGGCCGGCGTAGATGCCTCCCGCCACTTCGCCGACCACATGCCCCGCGCTACCTTCGAAATCATCATGAACACGCCCCACGCCCTGGAAAAGGTAAACCCTGACTTACTGGTTAACCGCATTGCCCGCTTCGTGGAAACGGTACAGGAAGGTATGATTTGA
- a CDS encoding NAD(P)/FAD-dependent oxidoreductase, with protein sequence MLHLEQLSLNIPDTTKPRVVVIGGGFGAVNLTKYLPDDQFQVVMLSKQHYYGFWPLLYQVATAGLEPESIAEPIRKLFDDRNDFHFRFVRVTAINPAAKTVTTLIGDVRYDYLVIATGTKSNYFGNEQIKHNSFGLKNLTDAVNLRSQLLQSFEQANITKDPAQRQSLLNIVIAGAGPTGVELAGSLAEMRRHVLPRDYPGLDFRLMNIYLVDGLDRVLPPLSPESSKNTHKYLEELGVSIKLNKLVSSYDGETVTFKDGEQIQTHTLVWAAGVAGATVEGLPPESLERGRYLVNHFNQVLGFEDIFAIGDIALMKSEKWPKGHPQVAQPALQQGRLLGKNLTRQLRNQAWEAFEYFDKGSLAIVGRARAVADLPGNRSLKGFIAWVAWLFVHIYYLIGFRSKLIVMTNWLYRLFTYQRGTRIIIQPYVQPGDKVGEEFVRQQTVD encoded by the coding sequence ATGCTGCACCTGGAACAACTCTCGCTCAATATTCCGGACACGACCAAGCCCCGCGTGGTGGTAATTGGTGGTGGTTTTGGGGCCGTAAACCTGACCAAGTACCTGCCCGACGACCAGTTTCAGGTAGTAATGCTCAGCAAGCAGCATTACTACGGCTTCTGGCCCCTGCTTTACCAAGTGGCTACCGCCGGCCTGGAACCCGAGTCCATTGCCGAGCCCATCCGCAAGCTCTTCGACGACCGGAATGATTTTCACTTCCGCTTCGTGCGGGTCACGGCCATCAACCCCGCCGCCAAAACCGTTACTACCCTTATCGGTGACGTGCGGTACGACTACCTGGTTATTGCTACCGGCACCAAGTCGAATTACTTTGGCAACGAGCAAATCAAGCACAACTCCTTCGGTCTTAAAAACCTGACCGACGCCGTGAACCTGCGCAGCCAGCTGCTGCAAAGCTTCGAGCAGGCCAATATTACCAAGGACCCGGCTCAGCGCCAGAGCCTGCTCAACATTGTTATTGCCGGGGCCGGGCCCACGGGCGTGGAGCTGGCCGGCTCCCTGGCCGAAATGCGGCGTCATGTGCTGCCCCGCGACTATCCTGGCCTCGACTTCCGGCTGATGAACATCTACCTCGTTGATGGCCTCGACCGGGTGCTGCCGCCCCTCTCCCCCGAATCAAGCAAAAACACGCACAAGTACTTAGAGGAACTAGGCGTCAGCATCAAGCTCAACAAGCTGGTGTCATCGTACGACGGCGAAACCGTGACGTTCAAGGATGGGGAGCAAATTCAGACCCACACCTTGGTGTGGGCCGCCGGGGTAGCTGGCGCCACCGTGGAGGGGCTGCCTCCAGAGTCTCTGGAGCGAGGCCGTTACCTGGTCAACCACTTCAACCAAGTGCTGGGCTTCGAGGATATTTTCGCCATCGGCGACATTGCCCTGATGAAGTCGGAAAAGTGGCCGAAGGGTCACCCCCAAGTGGCTCAGCCGGCCTTGCAGCAAGGCCGGCTGCTGGGCAAAAACCTGACGCGCCAGCTTCGCAACCAAGCCTGGGAGGCGTTTGAGTACTTCGACAAAGGCTCCCTGGCCATTGTGGGTCGCGCCCGCGCCGTGGCCGATTTACCGGGTAACAGGAGTCTGAAAGGCTTTATTGCCTGGGTAGCCTGGCTGTTCGTGCACATTTACTACCTCATCGGCTTCCGTAGCAAGCTGATTGTCATGACCAACTGGCTCTACCGTCTCTTCACCTACCAGCGCGGCACCCGCATCATCATCCAGCCCTACGTGCAGCCCGGCGACAAAGTGGGCGAAGAATTCGTCCGCCAACAAACCGTCGATTAA
- a CDS encoding fumarylacetoacetate hydrolase family protein, with protein MKILCIGRNYAEHIAELQNETPDAPVIFAKPDTALLQRNQPFFMPDFSQDIHHEIELVLRVCKNGKNIEEKFAPTYFDAIGLGIDFTARDLQSKLKSKGLPWELAKGFDGSAPISQEFKSVADFPDLKNIDFRLEVNGEVRQQGNSSLMLHDFNKIISYISQFITLKMGDLIFTGTPSGVGPVKIGDQLTGYLASEKLLDLAVK; from the coding sequence ATGAAAATCCTCTGCATCGGCCGTAACTACGCGGAACATATCGCTGAGCTTCAGAACGAAACACCCGACGCGCCCGTCATCTTCGCCAAGCCCGATACGGCCCTGCTCCAGCGCAACCAGCCGTTTTTCATGCCCGATTTTTCCCAGGACATCCACCACGAGATTGAGTTGGTGCTGCGCGTGTGCAAAAACGGCAAAAACATCGAGGAGAAATTTGCTCCTACCTATTTCGATGCCATTGGGCTGGGCATCGACTTCACGGCCCGCGACCTGCAAAGCAAACTCAAAAGCAAGGGCCTACCCTGGGAACTGGCCAAGGGCTTCGACGGCTCGGCCCCTATCTCGCAGGAATTCAAATCCGTAGCTGATTTCCCAGACCTCAAGAACATCGATTTCCGGCTGGAAGTAAATGGCGAGGTGCGCCAGCAGGGCAACTCCAGCCTCATGCTCCACGATTTCAATAAAATCATCAGCTACATCTCCCAGTTCATCACCCTGAAAATGGGCGACCTTATTTTCACGGGCACGCCCAGCGGCGTGGGTCCGGTAAAAATTGGGGACCAGCTGACCGGCTACCTGGCCAGCGAGAAGCTGCTGGACCTGGCCGTAAAGTAA
- a CDS encoding lipocalin family protein: MANLLKRRRPVLFAAAAAVVTTGVAAYTYARRKLHAPLPTVPHVDLHKYMGLWYEVARLPTRFEKGCQHVTAEYKLQPGGKVRVVNTCHKESLNGPVETATATARAVDSTNSKLKVQFFWPFEGDYWILDLDLSDYRYALVGEPGRKSLWLLSRTPHLERSIRDRLVAHAQDLGFPVENLLFTPQPVGE, from the coding sequence ATGGCTAACCTGCTCAAACGCCGTCGTCCGGTGTTGTTTGCCGCCGCGGCCGCCGTGGTTACAACCGGCGTGGCCGCGTACACCTACGCCCGCCGCAAACTGCACGCCCCCCTACCCACCGTGCCGCACGTAGACCTGCACAAGTACATGGGCCTGTGGTACGAGGTGGCCCGCCTGCCCACCCGCTTCGAGAAAGGCTGCCAGCACGTTACGGCCGAGTATAAGCTGCAACCCGGTGGCAAAGTGAGGGTAGTGAATACTTGCCATAAGGAAAGTCTCAACGGCCCCGTAGAAACGGCCACCGCCACGGCCCGCGCCGTGGACAGCACCAACAGCAAGCTGAAAGTGCAGTTCTTCTGGCCCTTCGAGGGCGACTACTGGATTCTGGACCTGGACCTTTCCGATTACCGCTACGCCCTGGTAGGCGAGCCTGGCCGCAAGAGCCTGTGGCTACTAAGCCGCACCCCGCACCTGGAGCGCAGCATCCGCGACCGGCTGGTAGCCCACGCCCAGGACCTGGGCTTCCCCGTCGAAAACCTCCTGTTCACGCCCCAGCCGGTAGGTGAGTAG